In the Podospora bellae-mahoneyi strain CBS 112042 chromosome 4, whole genome shotgun sequence genome, one interval contains:
- the REI1 gene encoding pre-60S factor rei1 (EggNog:ENOG503NX8I; COG:S), with product MATISGSRAAPGAAPGADIGSSHPYTCNTCQVAFRNGDLQRGHMRSDWHRYNLKRRVASLPPISSEIFTEKVLQARAATTAQADKAGFERACEVCQKNYFSEGAYKNHLTSSKHKAKFAALAARPQGKIPDDASSMTFSLGEPAPTDSVVDSDAEEEFNEVVEGIKNTQLQENEKVSPLRRPSNPHLSAAAQHKTEHPVSETPSEEEEESATPSSATPVVSQQQAGPPRTINTCIFCNYESENPQLNAQHMEKTHGMFIPEKQYLVDLEGLINYLQERVYDLNECITCSKMRNTTYAVQTHMRDKAHVQIPFTTEDEQLEIGEFYDFRATYSDDEEGEWEDEDEEMEDADTNGGAKLGGHRATRTVTVDENGDEIMEDGDGEGWETDSDESSLNSDDLHAVPAELHLHQYERLSKNHHHSSSTPRTHQQADGFHAHSKKSHAVFYDDYELHLGSGKAVGHRSLNKYYRQNLYKYPTPEERAERLLLKANEQGQGVMDVDEDGNGQTVVPLRDPNPKARGRAVVGRDVAGLGVRSAGELEKHRAVVVKGKKQEWKDQKDRGMLQARLGIKEKAPHPATYLR from the exons ATGGCGACCATTAGTGGTAGTCGTGCTGCTCCAGGCGCTGCTCCTGGCGCAGATATTGGATCTTCGCATCCTTATACTTGCAATACCTGCCAGGTCGCCTTCCGCAATGGCGATTTGCAGAGGGGTCATATGCGCAGTGACTGGCA TCGCTACAACCTGAAGCGCCGTGTCGCCTCGCTgccccccatctcctcggAAATTTTCACCGAAAAGGTCCTCCAGGCCCGCGCTGCCACCACTGCGCAGGCGGACAAGGCCGGCTTCGAGAGAGCCTGCGAAGTTTGCCAGAAAAATTATTTCAGCGAGGGCGCATACAAGAACCATCTTACCAGCTCCAAGCACAAGGCCAAGTTCGCTGCTCTGGCGGCTCGCCCACAGGGCAAGATCCCTGACGATGCCAGCTCCATGACCTTCTCGCTTGGCGAGCCAGCCCCTACAGACTCTGTGGTTGATTCGGacgcggaggaggagtttaacgaggtggttgagggtaTCAAGAACACCCAGCTGCAAGAGAACGAGAAAGTCTCGCCACTTAGACGTCCCTCCAACCCTCACTTGTCAGCCGCTGCCCAGCACAAGACTGAGCACCCCGTGTCAGAGACACCcagtgaagaggaggaggaatccGCTACCCCTTCCTCTGCTACCCCAGTGGtttcacaacaacaagctggTCCTCCCCGGACAATCAATACTTGTATTTTCTGCAATTATGAGTCCGAGAATCCTCAGCTCAACGCCCAGCACATGGAAAAGACCCACGGCATGTTCATCCCGGAGAAGCAATACCTCGTTGATCTCGAGGGCTTGATAAACTACCTCCAAGAGCGCGTGTATGACCTCAACGAGTGCATCACCTGCTCCAAGATGAGAAACACCACTTACGCCGTCCAGACTCACATGCGCGACAAAGCCCATGTTCAAATTCCTTTCACAACCGAAGATGAACAGCTCGAAATTGGTGAATTCTACGACTTCCGCGCCACTTATTCTGACGACGAAGAGGgagagtgggaggatgaggatgaggagatggaggatgctgACACGAACGGTGGTGCCAAACTTGGTGGTCACCGCGCAACCAGGACAGTTACAGTCGACGAGAATGGTGATGAGATcatggaggatggggatggagaaggatggGAGACGGATTCTGACGAGTCGTCTCTGAATTCTGATGATTTGCACGCCGTTCCCGCGGAGCTACATCTTCACCAGTATGAGAGGCTGTCAAAGAATCATCACCACTCGTCAAGCACACCAAGGACGCACCAGCAGGCAGATGGGTTCCATGCTCACAGCAAGAAGAGTCACGCGGTGTTCTATGATGATTATGAGTTACACCTCGGCAGTGGGAAGGCTGTTGGTCACAGATCGCTCAACAAGTACTACAGGCAAAATCTGTATAAATACCCCACGCCAGAGGAGAGGGCCGAGAGGTTGTTGCTCAAGGCCAACGAGCAAGGTCAGGGTGTCATGGACGTGGAcgaggatgggaatgggcAGACGGTTGTCCCGCTGCGggatcccaaccccaaggcCAGGGGgagagcggtggtgggcagAGACGTTGCCGGTCTGGGTGTCAGGTCTGCTGGCGAGCTGGAGAAGCAcagggctgtggtggtgaagggtaAGAAGCAAGAGTGGAAGGACCAGAAGGACAGAGGCATGCTTCAGGCGAGACTGGGCATCAAGGAGAAAGCGCCTCATCCGGCTACATACTTGCGTTAG
- a CDS encoding hypothetical protein (EggNog:ENOG503P4AH; COG:S), whose product MNVTVKRKFNALVQGIGNTSSPSSTPTDNTNNNHNNPDSPLSTPGLSLSRTMTAEDILSKKRRVNGGSTPTPPSRFATPQPQRSTILNSSPGSSIRLSSSNNGGPTTISNVMLRKFSPAPRGGDSAKGDTTREKKQPPKYCPADRGELLRRLATFQELTDWTPKPERISEIEWAKRGWVCLGKERVKCTLCEREVTVKIGRGRDVEGEVGREMEAEVVKRYESLMQGDGHGEGCLWRGTGCDDSLLRLPLPNSKWAMTALRERYDELCQRKDFLPYEFNLRLPEGLDLEVVVGYLPRTFVTEPAPAAEGEQRREGEVNRPALALALMGWQGLTNPRLSNAPIPNSASCHTCLRRLGLWMFKSRQINPETKEILEPAPMDHLDPVREHRFFCPWKNGEVQRNPGAKLLPKGSKEKPAWEVLLEVLKNESFIRERVEGTAGGHHGRSKSSAAAVGTSKTPERPRPTTAGGTPMADREDDRDLQEEDEEARKKKDQDVMSRLRRVKSLFNTKGGKLSKRLGSSRPGTSGSIAPGE is encoded by the coding sequence ATGAACGTAACAGTCAAACGCAAGTTCAACGCCCTAGTCCAAGGCATAGgaaacacctcctccccttcctccactcccaccgacaacaccaacaacaatcaCAACAACCCTGATTCCCCTCTTTCAACACCCGGCCTGTCACTATCCCGAACAATGACAGCAGAAGacatcctctccaaaaagCGACGCGTCAACGGCGGGTCAActcccacacccccatcCCGATTCGCGACACCGCAACCCCAGCGCTCGACAATCCTGAATTCCAGCCCGGGAAGTTCGATTCGTTTGAGCAGTAGTAATAATGGAGGGCCAACAACGATATCAAACGTCATGCTCAGGAAATTCAGCCCAGCTCCACGAGGAGGGGACTCAGCAAAAGGGGACacaacaagagaaaagaaacaaccgCCTAAATACTGCCCCGCCGACAGAGGGGAGTTACTCAGGAGACTGGCCACGTTTCAGGAGCTGACGGATTGGACCCCAAAACCGGAGCGGATATCAGAGATTGAGTGGGCgaagagggggtgggtttgtCTCGGcaaggagagggtgaagtGTACGCTCtgtgagagggaggtgacggtcaagattgggagggggagggacgtcgaaggggaggtggggagggagatggaggcggaggttgTGAAGAGGTATGAGAGCTTGATGCAGGGGGATGGGCACGGGGAGGGGTGTTTGTGGAGGGGAACGGGGTGTGACGATTcgctgctgaggctgccGTTGCCGAACTCGAAGTGGGCAATGACGGCTTTGCGGGAGAGATATGATGAGTTGTGTCAGAGGAAGGACTTTTTGCCGTACGAGTTCAACTTGAGACTgccggaggggttggatttggaggtggtggttggatatTTACCAAGGACGTTTGTTACGGAACCGGCACCAGCGGCAGAAGGGGAACagcggagggagggggaggtgaataGGCCGGCgttggcgctggcgctgATGGGCTGGCAGGGGTTGACGAACCCACGGTTGAGTAACGCGCCGATTCCTAACAGTGCGAGTTGCCATACTTGTTTGCGGAGGTTGGGGCTGTGGATGTTCAAGTCGCGGCAGATCAACCCTGAAACGAAGGAGATATTGGAGCCGGCACCAATGGATCATTTGGATCCGGTAAGAGAGCACAGGTTCTTTTGCCCTTGGAAGAACGGGGAGGTGCAACGGAATCCAGGAGCCAAGTTACTACCAAAAGGAAGCAAGGAGAAGCCAGCTTGGGAAGTGCTTTTGGAGGTCCTGAAGAATGAGAGTTTTATCCGAGAAAGGGTGGAGGGAACGGCTGGAGGGCATCATGGGAGGAGTAAGAgcagtgctgctgctgttgggacGTCAAAAACACCCGAGAGACCACGGCCGACGACTGCGGGTGGCACACCGATGGCAGATAGGGAGGATGACCGGGATCtgcaggaagaggatgaggaggcgagaaagaagaaagatCAGGATGTCATGAGCCGGTTGAGGCGGGTGAAAAGCTTGTTTAATACCAAGGGAGGGAAGTTGTCGAAGAGGCTGGGTAGTAGTAGGCCCGGGACTTCCGGATCAATCGCACCTGGGGAGTAA